In Niallia sp. FSL W8-0635, one genomic interval encodes:
- a CDS encoding UPF0738 family protein produces the protein MKQKWTIKESYIRENELVFQLQEDANLENTKANGQILVDSDSLAFIYLLEKQNEYVYLEIPERVWKDCKVALESKAAFLIKDATGELLLENFTDELEYLIDNIRGNGNYGEEMEKAVSTVFLS, from the coding sequence ATGAAACAAAAATGGACAATTAAAGAGAGCTATATAAGAGAAAATGAATTGGTATTTCAATTGCAGGAGGATGCAAATTTAGAGAATACAAAAGCAAATGGGCAAATCCTTGTTGATTCTGATTCTCTTGCGTTCATATATTTACTTGAAAAGCAGAATGAATATGTTTATCTAGAAATTCCTGAAAGGGTATGGAAAGACTGTAAAGTGGCGCTTGAGTCAAAGGCTGCTTTCCTAATTAAGGATGCTACTGGAGAATTATTGCTTGAGAACTTTACAGATGAATTGGAATATTTAATTGATAATATTCGAGGAAATGGAAATTATGGAGAGGAAATGGAAAAAGCGGTTTCAACTGTTTTTCTATCATGA
- a CDS encoding CYTH domain-containing protein encodes MSQNQNIEIEFKNILTKEEYAALLAHFHIKEEDLFEQENHYFDTSNFALKANHSALRIRQKNGEYELTLKQPHPDGLLETNKVLSKEESDTIFRTGKIKDEQISRLLEKMNIDPAAILYFGSLRTVRAEKTIGNGLLVLDHSFYLKKEDYELEYEVSNREEGEIYFTELLSTLKIPVRKTKNKVRRFYEEKYKQK; translated from the coding sequence ATGTCTCAGAATCAAAACATTGAAATTGAATTTAAAAATATATTGACGAAGGAAGAATATGCAGCACTTCTAGCTCATTTTCACATTAAAGAAGAAGATTTATTTGAGCAAGAAAATCATTATTTTGATACAAGCAATTTTGCTTTAAAGGCAAACCATTCTGCTTTAAGGATTCGGCAAAAGAATGGAGAATATGAATTAACATTAAAACAGCCTCATCCAGATGGCCTTCTTGAAACAAATAAAGTACTTTCCAAAGAAGAGAGCGATACCATTTTCAGAACGGGGAAAATAAAGGATGAGCAAATTTCTAGACTTTTAGAAAAGATGAATATCGATCCTGCTGCGATTTTATATTTTGGAAGTTTGCGAACCGTTAGGGCAGAGAAAACAATTGGAAATGGTTTACTAGTTTTAGATCATAGTTTTTATTTAAAAAAGGAAGATTATGAGTTAGAATATGAAGTAAGCAATCGGGAAGAAGGAGAAATATATTTCACAGAACTATTATCCACCTTAAAAATTCCCGTTAGAAAAACGAAAAATAAAGTACGTAGATTTTATGAAGAAAAATATAAACAAAAATAA